One window from the genome of Paraconexibacter algicola encodes:
- a CDS encoding endonuclease III domain-containing protein, producing the protein MSPARAGAAARPVAVAPVPRAQWAPPSRARVAGLRRRLAALYGVPVQPPHGDPLAELVLTVLSQSTNDRNRDVAYLRLREWFPTWEAVRDAPIADVEEAIRPGGLHVQKSRRIVAMLQALPADLSLDWMRDAPLPACREALCALPGVGRKTAACVLLFSFGRDDVPVDTHVSRVGERLGLLRPGSGLDPERHDAMNALTPRGRALELHVQLLRHGRRTCHAQRPACRGCALRRSCPGVGVAR; encoded by the coding sequence GTGAGTCCCGCGCGTGCCGGCGCCGCGGCCCGGCCGGTCGCGGTCGCGCCCGTCCCGCGCGCACAGTGGGCGCCGCCGAGCCGCGCCCGCGTCGCGGGCCTGCGCCGGCGGCTCGCCGCGCTCTACGGGGTGCCCGTCCAGCCGCCGCACGGCGACCCGCTCGCCGAGCTCGTCCTGACGGTCCTGTCGCAGTCGACCAACGACCGCAACCGCGACGTCGCCTACCTGCGGCTGCGGGAGTGGTTCCCGACGTGGGAGGCGGTCCGCGACGCGCCGATCGCCGACGTGGAGGAGGCGATCCGGCCCGGCGGGCTGCACGTCCAGAAGTCCCGGCGGATCGTCGCGATGCTGCAGGCGCTGCCCGCGGACCTGTCGCTGGACTGGATGCGCGACGCGCCGCTGCCGGCGTGCCGCGAGGCGCTCTGCGCGCTCCCCGGGGTGGGCCGCAAGACCGCCGCGTGCGTGCTGCTGTTCTCGTTCGGCCGCGACGACGTGCCGGTCGACACGCACGTCTCGCGCGTGGGGGAGCGGCTCGGGCTGCTGCGGCCCGGATCCGGCCTGGATCCCGAGCGCCACGACGCAATGAACGCGCTGACGCCGCGCGGCCGCGCCCTGGAGCTGCACGTGCAGCTGCTGCGCCACGGCCGCCGCACGTGTCACGCGCAGCGGCCCGCCTGTCGCGGCTGCGCGCTGCGGCGGTCCTGCCCGGGCGTGGGGGTGGCCCGATGA
- a CDS encoding carbohydrate kinase family protein — MATLCLGEALVDLVCESPVDDLSQATSFVPHFGGAMANVAVTAARAGAAVQLAGGAGDDAWGAWLRGRLEAEGVGLEGFRLVTGAATAVAFVTVDADAQPSFLIHGDTIGVGVEAAGPHLPELVEQADALVITSNTLVGETERALTMAARERALALGVPVIVDPNFRLHRWPSTAQAVEATRACLDGAFLVKLNEEEGRLLTGEIHAAGVAGSLVSSRVQHAVVTRGAEGAVLRGPGMRFEVPGVPAATVDTTGAGDVLLGTLVAELAKTRFYPASLAAGLPIAVAAAARATERWGAVG; from the coding sequence ATGGCCACGCTCTGCCTCGGTGAGGCGCTCGTCGATCTGGTCTGCGAGTCCCCGGTGGACGATCTCTCGCAGGCGACCTCCTTCGTCCCGCACTTCGGCGGGGCGATGGCGAACGTCGCGGTGACCGCCGCCCGGGCGGGCGCGGCGGTGCAGCTCGCGGGCGGGGCGGGGGACGACGCGTGGGGCGCGTGGCTGCGCGGCCGGCTGGAGGCGGAGGGCGTCGGCCTGGAGGGCTTCCGGCTCGTCACCGGAGCGGCGACGGCCGTCGCGTTCGTCACCGTCGACGCCGACGCGCAGCCGTCGTTCCTGATCCACGGGGACACGATCGGCGTGGGTGTCGAGGCGGCGGGGCCGCACCTGCCGGAGCTCGTCGAGCAGGCCGACGCGCTCGTCATCACCTCCAACACGCTCGTCGGCGAGACCGAGCGGGCCCTGACGATGGCCGCGCGCGAGCGCGCGCTCGCCCTCGGGGTGCCGGTGATCGTCGATCCGAACTTCCGCCTGCACCGCTGGCCGTCGACCGCGCAGGCGGTCGAGGCGACCCGTGCCTGCCTGGACGGCGCGTTCCTCGTGAAGCTCAACGAGGAGGAGGGACGCCTCCTCACCGGCGAGATCCACGCCGCGGGCGTCGCGGGGAGCCTCGTGTCCTCGCGCGTGCAGCACGCGGTCGTCACCCGCGGCGCCGAAGGCGCGGTGCTGCGCGGGCCGGGCATGCGCTTCGAGGTTCCCGGCGTGCCGGCGGCCACCGTCGACACGACCGGCGCCGGCGACGTCCTGCTCGGCACGCTCGTCGCGGAGCTCGCGAAGACCCGCTTCTACCCGGCGTCGCTGGCCGCCGGCCTGCCGATCGCGGTCGCGGCCGCCGCGCGCGCGACCGAGCGGTGGGGCGCCGTCGGGTGA
- a CDS encoding alpha/beta fold hydrolase, whose product MGVKDVVLRTGELDGRPVAWREAEPPAGELPTVYVHGVPTNADLWLPFLARTGGVAPDLPGFGRSGKRGDGDYTMEGYDRWLERFLEWRGIDRFNLLVQDWGGVGLLPAMRFPERVARLAVVNAVPLLPGYRWHRIARAWRTRGLGEIAVGLMVRPLLKQLSREARATPGPMPDDFLDLVCDHLDQGTQRAILALYRSSPPEKLAAAGAGLGALDCPAHVWWGQEDPYIPARFGPDYAAALGNAGFTAVPGAGHWPWVDRPELVDEITAFLLADAG is encoded by the coding sequence ATGGGCGTGAAGGACGTGGTGCTCCGCACCGGCGAGCTCGACGGCCGGCCCGTCGCCTGGCGGGAGGCCGAGCCCCCGGCCGGGGAGCTGCCGACCGTGTACGTCCACGGGGTCCCGACCAACGCGGACCTGTGGCTGCCGTTCCTCGCCCGCACCGGCGGGGTCGCGCCCGACCTGCCCGGCTTCGGCCGCAGCGGCAAGCGCGGGGACGGCGACTACACGATGGAGGGCTACGACCGCTGGCTCGAGCGGTTCCTGGAGTGGCGGGGGATCGACCGCTTCAACCTGCTCGTGCAGGACTGGGGCGGCGTCGGGCTGCTGCCCGCCATGCGCTTCCCCGAGCGCGTCGCGCGGCTCGCCGTCGTCAACGCCGTGCCGCTGCTGCCCGGCTACCGCTGGCACCGGATCGCGCGCGCGTGGCGCACCCGCGGGCTCGGGGAGATCGCGGTCGGCCTGATGGTCCGCCCGCTGCTCAAGCAGCTCTCGCGCGAGGCGCGCGCCACTCCCGGACCGATGCCCGACGACTTCCTGGACCTCGTCTGCGACCACCTCGACCAGGGCACGCAGCGCGCGATCCTCGCGCTCTACCGCTCCAGCCCGCCCGAGAAGCTCGCGGCGGCGGGCGCCGGGCTCGGCGCGCTCGACTGCCCCGCGCACGTCTGGTGGGGGCAGGAGGACCCGTACATCCCGGCGCGGTTCGGCCCCGACTACGCGGCCGCACTCGGGAACGCCGGGTTCACCGCCGTGCCCGGGGCCGGGCACTGGCCGTGGGTCGACCGCCCCGAGCTCGTCGACGAGATCACCGCGTTCCTGCTGGCGGACGCGGGGTGA
- a CDS encoding phosphatase PAP2 family protein: MLVRVLDYRTRLFPRGVLDVAVQVAIFFAMYYAYRMLRGAIDNPEGAAVAFENARNLIDIERSLGLFVEPSMQAWASGTGFLVDAASAIYVNAQTSVTVGALAYLYLRHNAHFYFVRNMFFFAFLCAIAGYVLYPTAPPRFFPEWGFFDAVAEFSGISSTDPSLVNKLYNPYAAVPSMHIAFALMIGIPLAKLVKWRVLKVFWATYPVMVLFVIVVTGNHFLADAFLGAVAAVVAALCARTVSRIRPDRWGWGPAAPAGPPTTPPAPAAATA; this comes from the coding sequence ATGCTCGTCCGCGTCCTCGACTACCGGACGCGACTGTTCCCCAGGGGCGTCCTCGACGTCGCGGTGCAGGTCGCGATCTTCTTCGCCATGTACTACGCGTACAGGATGCTTCGCGGCGCCATCGACAACCCCGAGGGGGCCGCGGTCGCGTTCGAGAACGCGCGCAACCTCATCGACATCGAGCGGTCGCTCGGGCTGTTCGTCGAGCCGAGCATGCAGGCGTGGGCGTCGGGCACCGGCTTCCTCGTGGACGCCGCCAGCGCGATCTACGTCAACGCCCAGACCTCGGTCACCGTCGGCGCCCTCGCCTACCTGTACCTCCGCCACAACGCGCACTTCTACTTCGTGCGCAACATGTTCTTCTTCGCGTTCCTCTGCGCGATCGCGGGCTACGTGCTGTACCCGACCGCGCCGCCGCGGTTCTTCCCCGAGTGGGGCTTCTTCGACGCGGTCGCGGAGTTCAGCGGGATCTCGAGCACCGACCCGTCGCTGGTCAACAAGCTCTACAACCCGTACGCCGCGGTGCCGTCGATGCACATCGCGTTCGCGCTGATGATCGGCATCCCGCTCGCGAAGCTCGTGAAGTGGCGCGTGCTGAAGGTGTTCTGGGCCACGTACCCGGTCATGGTGCTGTTCGTCATCGTCGTGACCGGCAACCACTTCCTCGCCGACGCGTTCCTCGGCGCGGTCGCGGCGGTCGTCGCCGCGCTCTGCGCCCGGACGGTCTCGCGGATCCGCCCGGACCGCTGGGGATGGGGCCCGGCCGCGCCGGCCGGCCCGCCCACCACGCCGCCGGCCCCGGCCGCGGCGACCGCCTGA
- a CDS encoding CDP-alcohol phosphatidyltransferase family protein produces the protein MSTPTPRGQRREMTRNALIESRLTPNAISLTGLALHFVAAAVLWNGHFVAGGIAFIIGSVCDTLDGRYARMSGKGSPFGAFLDSTLDRVEEAIILTVVARYFAQQGDDAAVVGCVVAVAGSLLVSYTRARAEALGVECKVGFANRAVRVVILSVGLLFATGPGDVELLAPAVYVLAAMSLVTTLQRIFHVRGQLIAAKTS, from the coding sequence ATGAGCACGCCGACCCCGCGCGGTCAGCGCCGCGAGATGACGCGCAACGCGCTCATCGAGTCGCGCCTGACGCCCAACGCGATCTCGCTCACCGGTCTGGCCCTCCACTTCGTGGCGGCCGCCGTCCTGTGGAACGGCCACTTCGTGGCCGGCGGCATCGCGTTCATCATCGGCTCGGTCTGCGACACCCTCGACGGGCGCTACGCGCGCATGTCGGGCAAGGGGTCGCCGTTCGGGGCGTTCCTGGACTCGACGCTCGACCGCGTCGAGGAGGCGATCATCCTCACGGTCGTCGCCCGGTACTTCGCCCAGCAGGGCGACGACGCCGCTGTCGTGGGCTGCGTCGTGGCGGTCGCCGGGTCGCTGCTGGTGAGCTACACGCGCGCCCGCGCGGAGGCGCTCGGGGTGGAGTGCAAGGTCGGCTTCGCGAACCGCGCCGTGCGCGTCGTGATCCTCTCCGTCGGCCTGCTGTTCGCCACCGGTCCGGGGGACGTCGAGCTGCTCGCTCCCGCCGTGTACGTGCTCGCGGCGATGTCGCTCGTGACGACCCTGCAGCGCATCTTCCACGTGCGCGGCCAGCTGATCGCCGCCAAGACCTCCTGA
- a CDS encoding sensor histidine kinase, translated as MSDRRRIDILDRAGLAVRAPDEDPDIAVRVISLRFLMVVRIVGLAVTIAAGALGDPQAAYWVVAAVALAAQLASARVAFSARWERTSEHLVPLLGLSLVSGLVLTSGGAASPAAHVAIAFPAIGAFILGRVRVLASCAVVFVALAVPVLPDVLAGEPGAGRTAVGLLCGLGFAAAVAVAIAAGRTILGERLADLYRERRLLLVDELATAATERRRISAELGAGPLQLLLAAKQDLEELAEPGGDEAAARTRSAATLHDAARLLRATIVALREPRAGADPPEDAAPMSDPQIAGRLLAIVQLVAVPTFGAATIVGAADGGELGPAIALVGLVAVVQLTVLAVAFGPHWDRLPQTAVAVACTLAVATATALSGGAQSPVLIPAAVLPMSFLLLGPGTVQAPVAGALVVGLAATILPDVAQGEPGAGVAMAVTAMALVWTGLAAFVGTLGRQRLEQRTARLETARRTLLRDSVAVQERERGAVARALHDDVLQLVLAAAQETAEPDPDAPARALAHTTAAVAALREGADALHPSALEHGGLAPALRDIAARAARLGGPTPRVRVADGVAARHHELVVGVARELLTNVAKHASATGATVEVTPDGPAVALVVTDDGCGMPPARPQRALESGHVGLASCREQVEAAGGTVELRSAPGEGTTVRVWLP; from the coding sequence GTGAGCGACCGCCGGCGCATCGACATCCTGGACCGCGCAGGCCTCGCCGTCCGCGCGCCCGACGAGGACCCCGACATCGCGGTCCGCGTCATCAGCCTGCGGTTCCTCATGGTCGTCCGCATCGTCGGGCTGGCGGTCACGATCGCCGCCGGAGCGCTCGGGGACCCGCAGGCGGCCTACTGGGTCGTTGCCGCGGTCGCGCTCGCCGCGCAGCTGGCCAGCGCGCGCGTCGCGTTCTCCGCCCGCTGGGAGCGGACGTCGGAGCACCTCGTGCCGCTGCTCGGCCTGAGCCTCGTCAGCGGGCTCGTGCTGACCTCCGGGGGCGCCGCGAGCCCCGCCGCGCACGTCGCGATCGCCTTCCCCGCCATCGGCGCGTTCATCCTCGGCCGGGTCCGCGTCCTGGCCTCGTGCGCGGTCGTCTTCGTCGCGCTCGCCGTCCCGGTCCTCCCCGACGTGCTCGCCGGCGAGCCGGGCGCCGGGCGCACGGCGGTCGGGCTGCTGTGCGGCCTCGGCTTCGCCGCGGCCGTCGCCGTCGCGATCGCCGCCGGGCGCACGATCCTCGGCGAGCGGCTCGCCGACCTCTACCGCGAGCGCCGACTGCTCCTCGTCGACGAGCTCGCCACGGCGGCGACCGAGCGCCGCCGCATCTCTGCGGAGCTCGGCGCCGGACCGCTCCAGCTGCTGCTCGCCGCCAAGCAGGACCTCGAGGAGCTCGCCGAGCCCGGCGGCGACGAGGCCGCGGCCCGCACCCGGAGCGCCGCCACCCTCCACGACGCGGCCCGGCTGCTGCGCGCGACGATCGTCGCCCTGCGCGAGCCACGCGCAGGCGCCGACCCGCCGGAGGACGCCGCGCCGATGTCCGACCCGCAGATCGCCGGCCGGCTGCTCGCGATCGTCCAGCTCGTCGCCGTCCCGACCTTCGGCGCCGCGACCATCGTGGGCGCCGCCGACGGCGGCGAGCTCGGTCCGGCGATCGCGCTCGTCGGCCTCGTCGCGGTGGTCCAGCTCACCGTCCTCGCCGTCGCGTTCGGTCCGCACTGGGACCGACTCCCGCAGACTGCGGTCGCGGTCGCCTGCACGCTCGCCGTCGCGACGGCGACCGCCCTGAGCGGTGGGGCGCAGTCCCCCGTGCTGATCCCCGCGGCCGTCCTGCCGATGAGCTTCCTGCTGCTCGGACCGGGCACGGTGCAGGCACCGGTCGCCGGCGCGCTCGTCGTCGGCCTGGCGGCCACGATCCTCCCCGACGTCGCGCAGGGCGAGCCGGGAGCCGGCGTCGCGATGGCCGTGACCGCCATGGCCCTCGTCTGGACCGGCCTCGCGGCCTTCGTCGGCACGCTGGGCCGCCAGCGCCTCGAGCAGCGCACCGCGCGCCTGGAGACGGCCCGCCGCACCCTGCTGCGCGACTCCGTCGCCGTCCAGGAGCGCGAGCGCGGCGCCGTCGCGCGGGCGCTGCACGACGACGTGCTGCAGCTCGTGCTCGCAGCGGCGCAGGAGACCGCCGAGCCGGACCCGGACGCCCCGGCGCGGGCCCTCGCCCACACCACCGCGGCCGTCGCCGCGCTGCGCGAGGGCGCCGACGCGCTGCACCCCTCCGCACTCGAGCACGGCGGCCTGGCCCCGGCGCTGCGGGACATCGCGGCGCGGGCCGCGCGCCTCGGCGGCCCGACCCCGAGGGTGCGGGTGGCCGACGGGGTCGCCGCCCGCCATCACGAGCTCGTCGTCGGCGTCGCCCGCGAGCTGCTGACGAACGTCGCGAAGCACGCCTCGGCCACCGGCGCGACCGTCGAGGTCACCCCGGACGGCCCCGCGGTCGCCCTCGTCGTCACCGACGACGGCTGCGGCATGCCGCCCGCCCGGCCGCAGCGCGCCCTCGAGTCCGGACACGTCGGCCTGGCGTCCTGCCGCGAGCAGGTCGAGGCGGCCGGCGGGACGGTCGAGCTGCGCTCGGCGCCCGGCGAGGGCACGACCGTCCGGGTGTGGCTCCCGTAG
- a CDS encoding PHP domain-containing protein: MSVPRLTIAHVTPYPWDGDGPDTTPGAAGEVGRAVARTTALLARRGHRVLVVAPSTSAAAVRTTRRAIRAGELFAQDGTVAVAAVGEVLTAPGPVRRSPGLPVDVARTVEELLGSVSLDICHVHEPFAPSVPSVALRHSRALNVGTFHAPTERHVATQVTKKLVERVFGRLDARLASFQATAELMGRHFPGRYEVVHPGADPAPAGATPRATYAGAPVRLLFVDEEERGALRLFLRALRRLDTGELAAPWEAVVVSARGPSSSTPLRHELRERVRFVGGAEADAELAAAHVLVCASDGGAPAPGLLLRGLAAGAVPVASRLPAYEELTEDGAGLLFEPRDVDTLAAQLQRLVSDAALLARVRGAGQELRDRSGWERVTDDLERVYGAVVARRHDTTGDPEIRRRLQSRPLIDVDLHMHTDHSHDCATPVEVLLATARDQGLGAIAVTDHNEISGALDAAEKCAEYGVKVIVAEEVKTANQGEVIGLFLTEKIPRGLTLEETVAEIKRQGGLVYVPHPFDRMHAVPDYEHLLTIVDDVDALEIFNPRVAIGSFNEEAERFAAKYRIVAAAGSDSHVAQGLGTVRIRMRDFDGPQEFLESLRDAEIHTRRGTLLYVQALKFLETKATPPAARKARRARRVERARRS, translated from the coding sequence GTGTCCGTCCCGCGCCTGACGATCGCCCACGTGACGCCGTACCCGTGGGACGGTGACGGCCCGGACACGACGCCCGGCGCGGCCGGCGAGGTCGGCCGCGCGGTCGCCCGGACCACCGCCCTGCTCGCGCGGCGCGGGCACCGCGTGCTCGTCGTCGCGCCGTCCACGTCGGCAGCCGCCGTGCGGACCACCCGCCGGGCGATCCGCGCCGGCGAGCTGTTCGCGCAGGACGGCACCGTCGCCGTCGCGGCGGTCGGCGAGGTCCTCACCGCGCCCGGCCCGGTGCGGCGCAGCCCCGGCCTGCCGGTCGACGTGGCCCGCACCGTCGAGGAGCTGCTCGGCTCCGTGTCGCTGGACATCTGCCATGTGCACGAGCCGTTCGCCCCGTCGGTGCCGAGCGTCGCGCTGCGCCACTCGCGCGCGCTGAACGTCGGCACGTTCCACGCGCCGACCGAGCGGCACGTCGCCACGCAGGTGACGAAGAAGCTCGTCGAGCGGGTCTTCGGTCGCCTCGACGCGCGCCTGGCGAGCTTCCAGGCCACCGCCGAGCTGATGGGCCGCCACTTCCCCGGCCGCTACGAGGTCGTGCACCCCGGGGCGGACCCGGCGCCCGCCGGCGCCACGCCGCGCGCGACGTACGCGGGCGCCCCGGTGCGGCTGCTGTTCGTCGACGAGGAGGAGCGCGGGGCCCTGCGGCTGTTCCTGCGCGCCCTGCGGCGGCTGGACACCGGGGAGCTCGCCGCCCCGTGGGAGGCCGTCGTCGTCAGCGCCCGCGGCCCGTCCTCCTCCACCCCGCTGCGGCACGAGCTGCGCGAGCGCGTCCGCTTCGTCGGGGGCGCCGAGGCCGACGCCGAGCTCGCCGCCGCGCACGTGCTCGTGTGCGCCAGCGACGGCGGCGCGCCGGCCCCCGGACTGCTGCTGCGCGGCCTCGCCGCGGGAGCGGTGCCGGTCGCGTCGCGCCTGCCCGCCTACGAGGAGCTCACCGAGGACGGCGCGGGCCTGCTGTTCGAGCCGCGCGACGTCGACACGCTCGCGGCGCAGCTGCAGCGGCTCGTGTCCGACGCCGCGCTGCTCGCCCGCGTCCGCGGCGCCGGGCAGGAGCTGCGCGACCGCAGCGGCTGGGAGCGGGTCACCGACGACCTCGAGCGCGTCTACGGGGCGGTCGTCGCCCGCCGCCACGACACCACCGGGGACCCGGAGATCCGTCGGCGCCTGCAGTCGCGGCCGCTGATCGACGTCGACCTGCACATGCACACCGACCACTCGCACGACTGCGCGACCCCGGTGGAGGTGCTGCTCGCCACCGCCCGCGACCAGGGCCTCGGCGCGATCGCCGTCACCGACCACAACGAGATCTCCGGCGCGCTCGACGCCGCCGAGAAGTGCGCCGAGTACGGCGTGAAGGTGATCGTGGCGGAGGAGGTCAAGACCGCCAACCAGGGCGAGGTGATCGGCCTCTTCCTGACCGAGAAGATCCCGCGCGGCCTGACGCTCGAGGAGACCGTCGCGGAGATCAAGCGCCAGGGCGGGCTCGTGTACGTGCCGCACCCGTTCGACCGCATGCACGCCGTGCCCGACTACGAGCACCTGCTGACGATCGTCGACGACGTCGACGCGCTCGAGATCTTCAACCCGCGCGTCGCGATCGGCTCCTTCAACGAGGAGGCCGAGCGGTTCGCGGCCAAGTACCGCATCGTCGCGGCGGCGGGCTCGGACTCGCACGTCGCGCAGGGTCTCGGGACCGTCCGGATCCGGATGCGCGACTTCGACGGGCCGCAGGAGTTCCTGGAGTCGCTGCGCGACGCCGAGATCCACACCCGGCGCGGCACGCTGCTGTACGTGCAGGCGCTGAAGTTCCTCGAGACGAAGGCCACGCCGCCCGCGGCGCGCAAGGCCCGCCGGGCGCGCCGCGTCGAGCGCGCCCGCCGCAGCTGA
- a CDS encoding uracil-DNA glycosylase family protein, whose amino-acid sequence MPATDDEIREKYLERAIRELNTLTREIQDCSDCPRGSLMPVLGSGHPQADVFLLKLAPTAAEIEEGVAFYGRVGTALMKSLERLRIDPLVVYGTLCVKCPVSDTALADPGCMARVVQELAIVQPKIVVVMGEEALAVLNDLDVPLARPVIAEPGRVQELTPSIDALYTPDIDHALDEEGAKRAFWSAFRVLGDWYADLPPY is encoded by the coding sequence ATGCCTGCGACCGACGACGAGATCCGGGAGAAGTACCTGGAGCGCGCGATCCGTGAGCTGAACACGCTCACGCGCGAGATCCAGGACTGCTCCGACTGCCCGCGCGGGAGCCTGATGCCGGTTCTCGGCTCCGGGCACCCGCAGGCCGACGTGTTCCTGCTGAAGCTCGCGCCGACCGCGGCGGAGATCGAGGAGGGCGTGGCGTTCTACGGCCGTGTCGGCACGGCGCTGATGAAGTCGCTGGAGCGGCTGCGCATCGATCCGCTCGTCGTGTACGGGACGCTGTGCGTGAAGTGCCCGGTCAGCGACACCGCCCTCGCCGACCCGGGGTGCATGGCCCGCGTGGTGCAGGAGCTCGCGATCGTGCAGCCGAAGATCGTGGTCGTGATGGGCGAGGAGGCGCTCGCCGTGCTGAACGACCTCGACGTGCCGCTCGCGCGGCCGGTAATCGCCGAGCCGGGCCGGGTGCAGGAGCTGACGCCGTCGATCGACGCGCTCTACACGCCCGACATCGACCACGCGCTCGACGAGGAGGGCGCCAAGCGCGCGTTCTGGTCGGCGTTCCGGGTCCTCGGCGATTGGTACGCCGACCTCCCGCCGTACTGA
- a CDS encoding ABC transporter permease, whose translation MPERGGATWLVARREIVERGRERSFLVSTVLSVVILIAVVVVPSALGLDGPSKQTLAVTPDVPAALVTQLQARADAYDVELTVDRVADVVAARAAVSDGDADAALTDRGATLSAEQDPDDDLALLVQTTARDLGTASALRERGADAAEVRRILDPSPVRTAQLDPGGDDAAAAGVAFVVALLLYFQLIGYGNWVASGVVEEKSSRVVELLLSTVRPWQLLAGKILGIGALGLVQLLGMAGLGVGVAAATGAVELPDATLPAILAVLPWFLLGYAFYATVFALLAATVARQEDLQSATGPMNLVLMAAFFASFAAQSDPEGGVARIASLLPPSAPLVMPSRIVQDAAATWEIALSVGLMLAAIAVVIPLAGRIYAGGALRTGKRASLRETWRAARA comes from the coding sequence GTGCCTGAGCGCGGCGGAGCCACCTGGCTGGTCGCGCGGCGCGAGATCGTCGAGCGTGGCCGCGAGCGGTCGTTCCTCGTCTCGACGGTGCTGTCCGTCGTGATCCTCATCGCGGTCGTCGTCGTCCCGAGCGCGCTCGGCCTCGACGGGCCGTCCAAGCAGACGCTCGCCGTCACGCCCGACGTGCCCGCCGCGCTCGTCACGCAGCTGCAGGCGCGCGCCGACGCCTACGACGTCGAGCTCACCGTCGACCGCGTCGCGGACGTGGTCGCCGCGCGCGCCGCCGTGTCCGACGGGGACGCCGACGCCGCCCTCACCGACCGCGGCGCCACCCTGTCGGCGGAGCAGGATCCCGACGACGACCTGGCGCTGCTCGTGCAGACCACCGCCCGCGACCTCGGGACCGCCAGCGCGCTGCGCGAGCGCGGCGCCGACGCCGCCGAGGTCCGCCGGATCCTCGACCCGAGCCCGGTCCGGACCGCGCAGCTGGACCCTGGCGGGGACGACGCGGCCGCCGCCGGCGTCGCGTTCGTCGTCGCGCTGCTCCTCTACTTCCAGCTGATCGGCTACGGCAACTGGGTCGCGTCCGGGGTCGTCGAGGAGAAGTCCTCCCGGGTCGTCGAGCTGCTGCTCTCGACCGTGCGGCCGTGGCAGCTGCTCGCCGGGAAGATCCTCGGGATCGGGGCGCTCGGGCTCGTCCAGCTGCTCGGGATGGCGGGCCTGGGGGTGGGGGTCGCCGCCGCGACCGGGGCGGTCGAGCTCCCCGACGCCACCCTGCCGGCGATCCTCGCGGTCCTGCCCTGGTTCCTGCTCGGGTACGCGTTCTACGCCACCGTGTTCGCGCTGCTCGCGGCCACGGTCGCCCGCCAGGAGGACCTGCAGTCCGCGACCGGCCCGATGAACCTCGTGCTGATGGCCGCGTTCTTCGCCTCGTTCGCCGCGCAGAGCGACCCCGAGGGCGGCGTCGCGCGGATCGCGAGCCTGCTGCCGCCCAGCGCCCCGCTCGTCATGCCCTCGCGGATCGTGCAGGACGCCGCGGCCACCTGGGAGATCGCGCTGTCGGTCGGCCTCATGCTCGCCGCGATCGCCGTCGTCATCCCGCTGGCGGGCCGCATCTACGCCGGCGGCGCGCTGCGCACCGGCAAGCGCGCCTCGCTGCGCGAGACCTGGCGCGCCGCCCGCGCCTGA
- a CDS encoding ABC transporter ATP-binding protein, protein MLELRELRKAFGDRVALDGLSLTLEAGQLLGFVGANGAGKTTTMRIALGVLEPDAGDVLWDGRPATPADRASFGYLPEERGLYTRMRARAQLVHFARLHGRDAATAADAADAVLDRVGLADRADDRVEDLSLGNQQRVQLAAALVHDPACLILDEPFSGLDPVGVDLMSEVLRERAEAGVPVLFSSHQLELVEKLCDAVAIVSGGQVVTIGEVAGLPARYRELVRA, encoded by the coding sequence GTGCTGGAACTGCGCGAGCTGCGGAAGGCGTTCGGCGACCGCGTCGCCCTCGACGGCCTCTCCCTGACCCTCGAGGCCGGGCAGCTGCTCGGCTTCGTCGGCGCCAACGGCGCCGGAAAGACCACGACGATGCGGATCGCGCTCGGCGTCCTCGAGCCCGACGCCGGAGACGTCCTCTGGGACGGTCGGCCCGCGACGCCCGCTGACCGCGCGAGCTTCGGCTACCTGCCGGAGGAGCGCGGGCTCTACACGCGGATGCGTGCCCGCGCACAGCTCGTCCACTTCGCGCGCCTGCACGGCCGGGACGCCGCGACCGCCGCGGACGCGGCCGACGCCGTGCTCGACCGCGTAGGCCTCGCCGACCGCGCCGACGACCGGGTCGAGGACCTGTCCCTGGGCAACCAGCAGCGGGTCCAGCTCGCCGCCGCGCTCGTGCACGACCCCGCGTGCCTGATCCTCGACGAGCCGTTCAGCGGCCTCGACCCCGTCGGCGTCGACCTCATGTCCGAGGTCCTGCGCGAGCGCGCCGAAGCCGGCGTCCCCGTCCTCTTCTCCAGCCACCAGCTCGAGCTCGTCGAGAAGCTCTGCGACGCGGTCGCGATCGTCTCGGGCGGCCAGGTCGTGACCATCGGCGAGGTCGCCGGCCTCCCCGCCCGCTACCGGGAGCTCGTCCGTGCCTGA